The segment TTGTTCTTGGTTACACTGGGATATTTCCCAGAAGAATCTCAACGTTCAAGCTTCTTTAGAAGCCTGGGCTGGATAGATTTTGTGCCATCAGCTCATGTTTCTGGTTCTGCACTGCTCGGCTGCTGCTCCGCGGGGTTTCATCGACGCTCGGCAATAAAATTCCATGAAAATCCACAGAGTGAAGATGTTCTCACATTCATCACACACAGTCCCACAACTGGAGATTTCAGGGACTTCTTTCCAGTGTCTCTGCTTTGTTGTTATTTCCTCAACTTTATATTTAACTCTCCATATTTCTCTGTTAAATCTCCagctatttatatattttatatatgccCATATCTATAGCTCTACCCCGATCTCGATATATACTTCTCTCCCTCCACTCCTCCTTCTTTCCCCACGCACAGCGCTCTCTCTCCATGTCCGTATATCTCTAATTTATCTATTTATGGAAATATTCTCTAAAACAGCGCCGGGAAACGCCCAGCCCGGGCCTGCGCTCGGCGGTGGATTGAACGCGCCTGGCTGGCGGCGCTCGATTGGCAGCCCTGGCCGGCAGAGCGGAAGCGGCGGCGCGGCCATGCGGGCCCCGGGGCCGTGCGCGGAGTGCGGGGCGGGGGCCGCGGCCCGGTACCGCTGTCCGCGCTGCGGCAGCGCTTAGTGAGCGAGGGGCGGGCCGGGGCAGCGGGGGCACGGCCGGTGCCGCTGTCCGCGCTGCGGCAGCGCTTAGTGAGCGAGGGGCGGACCGGGGGCAGCGGGGGCACGGCCGGTACCGCTGTCCGCGCTGCGGCAGCGCTTAGTGAGCgaggggcgggccggggggagcGGGGGCACGGCCGGTACCGCTGTCCGCGCTGCGGCAGCGCTTAGTGAGCGAGGGGCGGGCCGGGGGAGCGGGGGCCGCGGCCCGGTACCGCTGTCCGCGCTGCGGCAGCGCTTAGTGAGCGAGGGGCGGGCCGGGGGAGCGGGGGCACGGCCGGTACCGCTGTCCGCGCTGCGGCAGCGCTCAGTGAGCGAGGGGCGGACCGGGCCGGTGCCGCTGATCGCGGCAGCGCTCAGTGAGCGAAGGGCGGACCGGGCCGGTACCGCTGACCGCGGCAGCGCTCAGTGAGCgaggggcgggccgggccggtaCCGCTGACCGCGGCAGCGCTCAGTGAGCGAAGGGCGGACCGGGCCGGTACCGCTGACCGCGGCAGCGCTCAGTGAGCGAgcggcgggccgggggcagcggGGGCACGGCCGGTGCcgcgggagcggggcgggcggtGCGGGCCCGTCTCTCACGCCGTTCTCCCCGCAGCTGCTCCGTGCCGTGCTGCCGGACCCACCGCGGTGAGTGCGGGCCgggaggggccggggccgggccgggagggGCCGGGGCTAACGCCGCTCTGTCCGCAGAGCGCTGCGCGCCCGATGCccggcgggagcgggagcgggaggcGGCCGGGCAGGGCTCTCCCCCGGCCCCCGCCGGGGCCCCGCAGGACATCCCgagcgaggaggaggagcaggaccGCGTCCCGCCGCAGAGACTCCGGCTGCTGGGTGActcggggcgggcggcggggaaCCCCGCGCGGAGCTGCGCTTGCCCCGCAGCGCTGGCAGGCAGCGCGGCCCCGGGAGGCACGGCTGTAACTCGGcgctttccctgctccaggagagtCCGAGGAGCTGCGGGAGCTGCTGCGGAACCCGCACCTGCGGCAGCTGCTGCTCGCCCTGGAGCGGGCTCGGGACAAAAGCTCCCTCCTGAGGCAGCTGATGCGGGAGCCGCTGTTCGTGGAGTTCGCCGACTGCTGCCTGGGCATTGTGGAGCCTCCCGAGGAGAAGGAGAACGTGCTCCCCGAGTGAGCTGCTGTGGGAATGGGGCTTTTTTAATTTGTCCTCGAGGGTTTGGTTTCGGGAGGTTtgccagcagccagagctgtgaGTCTCGGCCGCTCTGCCCGGGGATGTCAGTGCCGATTCCAGTCTGGAGCTGACACTcggggccagggctgtgctgggacacGTTTTTACATCCTGGGGCTTGGACTTGGTCCTCTGTGGAATTCTTTCTGTTGGCACAGAAATCCTGGCAGCCACAGGAAATGTTGTTTCACAGTGacaatattaaatatatttacatttcttttaatCCACAGGTACTGTGAAGTGTTTTTGTTCACTAAAGGTTGTTGGGAAGGGTCAGACACTTTGACAAGGCATCGAgcagtttattttaaatgacaTACACAGAGCAGCTGAACATTTTGAAGATCCACAAGCAGCAAAGGGAGGGTTCAGAGCAGCCCTGGtgagccctgggcagggtggTGCTGTCTGGGGAGCTCTGCAGACACCTGGCAGCTGTGAGAGCTCATAAATTTTGGTTCTGTAGATAAAAGCAAGAGCCCAGCCTTGCTTTTCCCTGAGACATCTGCCCCTAGGGCTgcagctggctgctcctgcccccctggggacactcgtGGTCGGTCAGGACggctgcagctctgagaagCCAGCAGGAATCAGAAGATTTATTTGCATTATTTGCTCGCTCTGGCTGGtgcaggcagtgccagcagcgTTCAGTTCAAGTGTTCATTGCTTCAAGCCCCTGATCTGTTGGGATTGATTTGTTCCCGTAGTGTTGGTATTTCCTGTAAGGtggggggagcaggag is part of the Anomalospiza imberbis isolate Cuckoo-Finch-1a 21T00152 chromosome 20, ASM3175350v1, whole genome shotgun sequence genome and harbors:
- the ZNHIT3 gene encoding zinc finger HIT domain-containing protein 3, whose protein sequence is MRAPGPCAECGAGAAARYRCPRCGSAYCSVPCCRTHRERCAPDARREREREAAGQGSPPAPAGAPQDIPSEEEEQDRVPPQRLRLLGESEELRELLRNPHLRQLLLALERARDKSSLLRQLMREPLFVEFADCCLGIVEPPEEKENVLPE